One stretch of Tepidibacter hydrothermalis DNA includes these proteins:
- the treP gene encoding PTS system trehalose-specific EIIBC component, translating to MSKFSNDVSELLEYIGGKENIAAVSHCVTRMRFVLNDPKKADVKKIEGIKSVKGSFTQAGQFQVIIGNEVATFYNEFTAKSGVEAVSKDDAKKAGRQNLSLLQRVISHLGEIFSPLIPAIVVGGLILGFRNIIGDIKLLESGTKSLIEVSQFWSGVHHFLWLIGEAIFFYLPVGITWSISKKMGTTQILGIVLGITLVSPQLLNAYAVAGGAEAPVWDFGFTQIKMIGYQAQVIPAILAGFVLAKLELMLRDRVPGYISMIVVPFLALIPTVLLAHTVLGPLGWKIGSMISSVVYAGLTSTFGWLFAAIFGFSYAPLVITGLHHMTNAIDLQLMSEMGGTNLWPMIALSNIAQGSAVLAMIYLNKDDEEEKQVSIPAAISCYLGVTEPAMFGINLKYVYPFLAAMIGSGIAAIISVGSGVMANSIGVGGLPGILSIQPQYMGIFAIAMIVAIVIPFGLTIVFAKKKMTFKKAEKSS from the coding sequence ATGTCTAAATTTTCAAATGATGTATCGGAATTATTAGAATATATTGGTGGAAAAGAAAACATAGCAGCTGTTTCTCATTGTGTTACTCGTATGAGATTCGTACTTAATGATCCTAAAAAGGCTGATGTTAAGAAGATAGAGGGTATAAAATCTGTAAAGGGAAGTTTTACTCAAGCTGGACAATTCCAAGTTATAATCGGAAATGAAGTAGCAACTTTTTATAATGAATTTACAGCAAAATCTGGAGTTGAAGCTGTAAGTAAGGATGATGCTAAAAAAGCTGGAAGACAAAACTTAAGTTTACTTCAAAGAGTTATATCTCATTTAGGTGAAATTTTTTCACCGCTTATTCCAGCTATAGTTGTTGGAGGTTTGATCTTAGGATTTAGAAATATTATAGGAGATATTAAACTTCTTGAATCAGGAACTAAGTCTTTAATAGAAGTATCGCAGTTTTGGTCAGGTGTACATCATTTTTTATGGTTAATAGGTGAAGCAATATTCTTCTATTTACCAGTTGGAATTACATGGTCTATATCTAAGAAAATGGGTACAACTCAAATTCTAGGTATTGTACTTGGTATTACATTAGTTTCACCTCAGTTATTAAATGCTTATGCAGTAGCTGGTGGTGCTGAGGCACCAGTTTGGGATTTTGGGTTTACTCAGATTAAGATGATTGGTTATCAAGCTCAGGTTATACCGGCAATACTTGCTGGATTTGTTTTAGCAAAACTTGAACTTATGTTAAGAGATAGAGTTCCGGGATATATATCTATGATAGTAGTACCATTTCTTGCATTAATACCTACTGTATTATTAGCTCATACTGTTTTAGGACCTTTAGGATGGAAGATAGGTTCTATGATTTCTAGTGTAGTATATGCTGGACTTACTTCAACATTTGGATGGTTGTTTGCAGCAATATTTGGATTTAGCTATGCACCACTTGTTATTACAGGATTACATCATATGACAAATGCTATAGATTTACAATTGATGAGTGAAATGGGTGGAACGAATTTATGGCCTATGATAGCTTTATCTAACATAGCTCAAGGTTCTGCTGTTTTAGCAATGATTTACTTAAATAAAGATGATGAAGAAGAAAAGCAAGTATCTATACCTGCAGCAATATCGTGTTATCTTGGTGTAACAGAGCCTGCTATGTTTGGTATTAACTTAAAGTATGTGTATCCATTCTTAGCAGCTATGATAGGTTCAGGGATAGCAGCAATTATATCTGTAGGATCAGGAGTTATGGCTAACTCAATAGGAGTTGGAGGACTTCCAGGGATACTATCTATACAACCACAGTATATGGGAATATTTGCAATAGCAATGATAGTAGCAATAGTAATACCATTTGGACTAACAATTGTATTTGCAAAAAAGAAAATGACATTTAAAAAAGCAGAAAAGAGTTCTTAA
- a CDS encoding DUF4132 domain-containing protein → MTKDVVFNLEKFLKLDCFDKTNKDSLKKYILDGNCDIPNDLPSVGYYDLEYDYDFDVINYLTFKFFKNDYDKKCIDIYIRWVLILKNIINDKKDRFMKHTLVSNLKELDLHLKECMDIFELTHNSIVFMLLEGNMFYSIEDKVIQEYLEIETENNILDILNNGELSSFDIIKKVYLASKFSNQFKNDINKEKIFEYIKGNIDEALVEAMSSYKRISSRAKYTDKKAVEAVKSYLKGRNLKENLKIIKEKLAFEYGEYKVLETQNIKVIINIAIELVKEDIYYKKIINLLQEIQPNQFLTALPIEFDSIDNYVEMKNELVKSYVKPEYILTYSIERVSKKRDYNELFIRIMDYEKDNVKDIMQYLSHESAAKVCFNNIKCNDEYYLNYAKNKLEEYVDIYVESEGYYEKDHFKEYIWVVPEEDMKNAFKKVGKYLNISIMYSLTRIFLYMFDNNIELFLENAVNMNIDLKVIAKMCVYYFDENRNKVLKDILIELFKYHKTNIDNKTKGYVDIFKSIKNEEIESKMNLINIVFDEYKLLQNYAGGTLIFFKDKSKNIRQYLADKFYNMDDSLFNLYLDKFEEFLNDSKEEIRLLAINVMSNHLELEEIKILLKGRFEIEKELKARNRIIEILDIDPTSEYTKDGVFDLIGYFNSLKIKKSKNVLDFDNFPKIRLKDSDEYVSDEILNYLIKAYLNSTELGLIKDATIISSALNKEDLAKFSNEVYNSVIKDGIDMKKKGFILFVCVHGNIDTIENIKKLIDELASNSRHKLAQYTVKALVLNGSSTALTIVNSIKNKYKYKSVKESAKEAFEIAAREFELNTYELEDKIIPTLGFENENYKEYDYGNRIIKVFLTDKLEIEIENEKGKILKNLPKASKDDIEEKVKLAKDDLKGIKKELKLVKKLQIQRLEEALLIFRKWSVDDFENVFIKNPIMNRLGKTLVWGAYEGDNLIKEFMYDDDLYDMDYEKVEFGNDIYISLIHPLDLDEDKIEGWKEVIQDNEIVQIFPQLNREVYVAKEGIDIIKEFKSIKINAAKLVSKFSDMGWFKGSVKDAGCYYELYREFEDLGFGVEITVDDYLDFYDNAYKDVSIKHLEFYKAKSIERGSYIYDEIDENRRIKALDIPKRLYSEIIYSVYRVLK, encoded by the coding sequence ATGACTAAAGATGTAGTATTTAATTTAGAAAAATTTTTAAAGTTAGATTGCTTTGATAAAACTAATAAAGATAGTTTGAAAAAATATATATTAGATGGAAATTGTGATATTCCAAATGATTTACCTAGCGTTGGATATTACGATTTAGAATATGATTATGATTTTGATGTTATAAATTATCTTACATTTAAATTTTTTAAAAATGATTATGATAAAAAATGTATCGATATATATATAAGATGGGTGCTTATATTAAAGAATATTATAAATGATAAAAAAGATAGGTTCATGAAACATACATTAGTATCGAATTTAAAGGAACTAGATTTACATTTAAAAGAGTGTATGGATATATTTGAGCTTACTCATAATTCAATTGTATTTATGCTATTAGAAGGTAATATGTTTTATTCTATAGAAGATAAGGTTATACAAGAATACCTAGAAATAGAAACTGAAAACAATATATTAGATATTTTGAATAATGGAGAACTATCTTCTTTTGATATTATAAAGAAAGTATATCTTGCAAGTAAATTTTCAAATCAATTTAAAAATGATATTAATAAAGAAAAAATTTTCGAATACATAAAAGGAAATATAGATGAAGCCTTAGTAGAAGCTATGTCATCTTATAAAAGGATATCTAGTAGGGCTAAATATACAGATAAAAAAGCAGTAGAAGCTGTGAAAAGTTATTTGAAAGGTAGAAATTTAAAAGAAAATCTAAAAATAATAAAGGAAAAACTTGCTTTTGAATATGGTGAATATAAGGTTTTAGAAACTCAAAATATTAAAGTAATAATTAATATAGCTATAGAATTAGTAAAAGAAGATATATATTATAAGAAGATAATAAATTTATTACAGGAAATACAACCTAATCAATTCTTAACAGCTCTACCTATAGAATTTGATAGTATAGATAATTATGTGGAAATGAAAAATGAGTTAGTTAAAAGTTATGTAAAACCAGAGTATATACTTACATATAGTATAGAGAGGGTAAGCAAAAAACGTGATTACAATGAATTATTTATTAGAATTATGGATTATGAAAAGGATAATGTAAAGGATATAATGCAGTATCTTTCGCATGAAAGTGCAGCTAAAGTGTGTTTCAATAATATAAAGTGTAATGATGAATATTATTTAAATTATGCAAAAAACAAGCTTGAAGAATATGTAGATATATATGTAGAGTCAGAAGGGTATTATGAAAAAGATCATTTTAAGGAATATATATGGGTTGTACCTGAAGAAGATATGAAAAATGCATTTAAAAAAGTAGGAAAGTATCTGAATATATCAATTATGTATAGTTTGACAAGGATTTTTTTATATATGTTTGATAACAACATTGAACTATTCTTAGAAAATGCAGTTAATATGAATATAGACCTTAAAGTTATTGCTAAAATGTGTGTTTATTATTTTGATGAAAATAGAAATAAGGTGTTAAAGGATATTCTAATTGAACTGTTTAAATATCACAAAACAAATATTGATAATAAAACAAAAGGATATGTTGATATATTTAAAAGTATAAAAAATGAAGAGATAGAGTCTAAAATGAACTTAATAAACATTGTATTTGATGAATATAAATTACTTCAGAATTATGCAGGTGGAACTCTAATATTCTTTAAAGATAAGTCAAAGAATATTAGACAGTATCTTGCTGATAAATTCTATAATATGGATGATAGTTTGTTTAATCTATACTTAGATAAGTTTGAAGAATTTTTAAATGATTCAAAAGAAGAAATTAGATTGCTTGCTATTAATGTTATGTCAAATCATTTAGAATTAGAAGAAATCAAAATTTTACTTAAAGGTAGATTTGAAATAGAAAAAGAGCTAAAAGCTAGAAATAGAATAATTGAGATACTAGATATAGATCCTACCAGTGAGTATACTAAGGATGGAGTATTTGATCTTATAGGATATTTTAATAGCCTTAAAATAAAGAAATCTAAGAATGTACTAGACTTTGATAATTTTCCTAAAATAAGGCTAAAAGATAGTGATGAATACGTATCAGATGAAATACTCAACTATCTTATAAAAGCGTATTTAAATAGTACTGAATTAGGGCTTATAAAAGATGCAACTATTATATCTAGTGCATTAAATAAAGAGGATTTAGCTAAGTTTTCAAATGAAGTATATAATTCTGTTATAAAAGATGGAATAGATATGAAGAAAAAAGGCTTTATATTATTCGTATGTGTTCATGGGAATATAGATACTATAGAAAATATAAAAAAATTAATAGATGAATTAGCGTCTAACTCAAGACATAAACTAGCTCAGTATACAGTCAAAGCTCTTGTACTAAATGGAAGTTCTACAGCACTTACAATAGTAAATAGTATAAAAAACAAATATAAGTATAAAAGTGTTAAAGAAAGTGCAAAAGAAGCATTTGAAATAGCTGCAAGAGAATTTGAATTAAATACGTATGAACTAGAAGATAAGATAATACCTACTTTGGGATTTGAAAATGAAAATTATAAAGAATATGATTATGGAAATAGAATAATAAAAGTGTTTTTAACGGATAAACTAGAAATAGAGATAGAAAATGAAAAAGGAAAGATACTTAAAAATCTACCTAAGGCTTCAAAGGACGATATAGAAGAAAAGGTAAAATTAGCAAAAGATGATTTGAAAGGTATCAAAAAAGAATTAAAGTTAGTTAAAAAACTTCAAATACAACGTTTAGAAGAAGCTTTACTTATATTTAGAAAGTGGAGTGTAGATGATTTTGAAAACGTATTTATAAAAAATCCTATAATGAACAGATTAGGTAAAACTTTGGTATGGGGAGCATATGAAGGAGATAATCTAATAAAAGAATTTATGTATGATGATGATTTATACGATATGGATTATGAAAAAGTAGAATTTGGTAATGATATATATATATCACTTATACATCCTCTTGATTTAGATGAAGATAAGATTGAAGGATGGAAAGAAGTTATACAGGATAATGAAATAGTACAAATTTTTCCTCAATTAAATAGAGAAGTATATGTTGCAAAAGAAGGTATAGATATAATAAAAGAATTCAAAAGTATAAAAATAAATGCAGCTAAATTAGTTAGTAAGTTCTCAGATATGGGATGGTTTAAAGGATCAGTAAAAGATGCTGGTTGCTATTATGAATTGTATAGAGAGTTTGAAGACTTGGGATTTGGTGTTGAAATTACAGTTGATGATTATTTAGATTTTTATGATAATGCATATAAGGATGTAAGTATAAAACATTTAGAGTTTTATAAGGCTAAATCTATAGAAAGAGGATCTTATATATACGATGAAATAGATGAAAATAGGAGAATTAAAGCATTAGATATACCTAAAAGGTTATATAGTGAGATAATATACAGTGTATATAGAGTTTTAAAATAA
- a CDS encoding aldo/keto reductase, with amino-acid sequence MLYRKFGKTNEEVSALGFGCMRFPVIDGKSDQIDEKEAIKQIRYAIDNGVNYIDTAYPYHEGMSEIVTGKALKDGYREKVFLATKLPSWLIKSREDMDKYLNEQLEKLGTDYIDFYLVHTLTKNLWSSLKEHDIFDFLDTIVKDGRVKHVGFSFHDELPLFKEIVDSYDWEFCQIQYNFMDQNYQAGKEGLKYASNKGLGVVIMEPLRGGSLARNIPDDIKAVWDKADVKRSPAEWGLRFLWDQPEVSVVLSGMNDMNHIDENIKTASDTCENSLTEKEKELIDEVKNIYLNRMVVNCTDCKYCMPCPAGVNIPRNFEILNGSSMYNDVEHFKWMYNNFVGRKEKAFNCVECGKCEEACPQHIHIIDNLKKVTDLFE; translated from the coding sequence ATGTTATATAGAAAATTTGGAAAAACTAATGAGGAGGTATCTGCACTGGGATTTGGGTGTATGAGATTTCCTGTTATAGATGGAAAGAGTGATCAGATAGATGAAAAAGAAGCTATTAAACAAATAAGATATGCTATAGACAATGGAGTTAACTATATTGATACGGCGTATCCTTATCATGAAGGTATGAGTGAAATAGTTACAGGTAAGGCACTTAAGGATGGTTATAGAGAAAAGGTATTTTTAGCTACTAAGCTTCCATCTTGGCTTATAAAAAGTAGAGAGGATATGGATAAGTATCTAAATGAGCAGCTTGAAAAGTTGGGAACTGATTATATAGATTTTTATTTGGTACATACGTTGACTAAAAATTTATGGTCTAGTTTAAAGGAACATGATATATTTGATTTTTTAGATACTATAGTTAAGGACGGAAGAGTTAAGCATGTTGGATTCTCTTTTCATGATGAACTTCCTCTTTTTAAAGAAATAGTGGATTCTTATGATTGGGAGTTTTGTCAGATACAATATAATTTTATGGATCAAAATTATCAAGCTGGAAAAGAAGGTCTTAAGTATGCAAGTAATAAGGGCCTAGGTGTTGTTATAATGGAGCCTTTAAGAGGTGGAAGTCTTGCTAGGAATATTCCAGATGATATAAAAGCTGTATGGGATAAAGCTGATGTTAAGAGAAGTCCAGCTGAGTGGGGATTAAGATTTTTATGGGATCAACCAGAGGTAAGTGTAGTACTTAGTGGTATGAATGATATGAATCATATAGATGAGAATATAAAGACAGCGAGTGATACTTGTGAAAACTCACTTACTGAAAAAGAGAAAGAGTTAATAGATGAGGTTAAAAATATATACTTAAATAGAATGGTAGTAAATTGTACTGATTGTAAGTATTGTATGCCATGTCCAGCAGGAGTTAATATACCTAGAAATTTTGAAATTTTAAATGGCTCTTCTATGTACAATGATGTTGAACATTTCAAATGGATGTACAATAATTTTGTTGGTCGTAAAGAAAAAGCTTTCAATTGTGTAGAGTGTGGTAAGTGTGAAGAGGCATGTCCGCAGCATATACATATAATTGATAATCTTAAGAAGGTTACAGACTTATTTGAATAA
- the thrC gene encoding threonine synthase, with protein sequence MNILYKSTRGDSSRVTSSNAILKGLAKDGGLYVPTQFPYIDIPFKDMIPMDYKEIAFYIINKFFTDFDDSTLKNCIDNAYDDKFSSNLIAPLKNIDDNYFLELYHGPTLAFKDMALSILPHLLKASCKNLNIQKEVVILTATSGDTGKAALEGFNNVDKTKIIVFYPKKGVSTIQEKQMITQDGKNTHVIGIDGNFDDAQRGVKEIFSDKEFNNILSKQNYMLSSANSINIGRLVPQIVYYVNSYIQLLKNEDIKENEKINIVVPTGNFGNILAAFYAKKMGLPINKLICASNHNNVLCDFINTGIYDVRREFKLTSSPSMDILVSSNLERLLYEISNSNPCLVKNLMEDLKVNGIYEINEDMKNKLDDFYADFATEEETLSTIKKVYNDFNYVIDTHTSVAYCVYQKYRQKTNDSTKTIIASTASPFKFPESVIESIDNNYDVLSDFQLIDKLSNISNIEIPKPIKELESKRIIHCSICKKDKMKSMITNILNV encoded by the coding sequence ATGAATATTTTATACAAAAGTACAAGAGGAGATAGTAGTAGGGTCACCTCTTCGAATGCTATATTAAAAGGTTTAGCAAAGGATGGTGGCTTATACGTACCTACACAATTTCCTTATATAGATATACCTTTTAAAGATATGATACCTATGGATTATAAAGAAATTGCTTTTTATATAATAAACAAGTTTTTTACAGACTTTGATGATTCAACTTTAAAAAACTGCATAGATAATGCTTATGATGACAAATTTAGCTCCAATTTAATAGCACCACTGAAAAATATAGACGATAACTATTTTTTAGAACTTTATCATGGACCTACTCTGGCATTTAAAGATATGGCTCTATCAATACTTCCCCACCTTTTGAAAGCTTCTTGTAAAAATCTAAATATACAAAAAGAAGTCGTTATACTAACAGCTACATCTGGAGATACCGGAAAAGCTGCTTTAGAAGGTTTCAATAACGTGGATAAAACCAAAATAATAGTTTTTTATCCTAAAAAAGGAGTAAGCACAATTCAAGAAAAACAGATGATTACTCAAGATGGTAAAAATACTCATGTAATAGGTATAGATGGTAATTTTGATGATGCTCAAAGAGGTGTTAAAGAAATTTTTTCAGACAAAGAATTCAACAATATATTATCAAAACAAAACTATATGCTTTCATCTGCTAATTCCATAAATATAGGCAGATTAGTTCCTCAGATAGTATATTATGTGAATTCATACATTCAACTCCTAAAAAATGAAGATATAAAGGAAAATGAAAAAATAAATATAGTAGTTCCAACTGGAAACTTCGGAAACATACTGGCTGCTTTTTACGCTAAAAAAATGGGGCTTCCTATAAATAAATTAATATGTGCATCTAATCATAACAATGTTTTATGCGATTTTATAAATACAGGGATTTATGATGTAAGACGAGAATTTAAGCTTACTTCATCTCCTTCTATGGATATTCTAGTGTCTAGTAATCTCGAAAGGCTTTTATATGAAATCAGCAATAGTAATCCATGCTTAGTAAAAAATCTAATGGAAGATCTAAAAGTTAATGGAATATATGAGATAAATGAAGATATGAAAAATAAGCTAGATGACTTTTATGCTGACTTTGCAACTGAGGAAGAAACTTTATCCACTATAAAAAAAGTTTACAACGATTTTAACTATGTAATAGACACTCATACAAGTGTAGCTTACTGTGTCTATCAAAAATATAGACAGAAAACTAATGATTCTACAAAGACTATAATTGCATCAACTGCTAGCCCATTTAAATTTCCAGAAAGTGTTATAGAATCAATAGATAATAACTACGATGTATTATCAGATTTTCAACTAATAGATAAATTATCTAATATATCGAATATTGAAATACCTAAACCTATAAAAGAGTTAGAAAGCAAAAGAATAATTCATTGTAGTATTTGCAAAAAAGATAAAATGAAATCTATGATTACTAATATATTGAATGTGTAG
- the thrB gene encoding homoserine kinase, whose translation MINVRIPATTANVGPGFDCLGIALNIYNNFFVEEIEDGLIIEGCDDEYCNEDNLIYKSMKKCFEKIGYKHKGIRIKIENDIPISRGLGSSASCVLAGVIGANKIAGNKLNKNEILKISSEIEGHPDNVAPALLGGMVTSIKEGDDIYCSKINIPKGLKFCALIPDFKLSTEKSRAVLPNEIPYKDGVFNVGRVSLMVSALINGQFDLIKLACKDNLHQKYRGSLIKDYDDIINKCKDLDSVGVFLSGAGPTIMAMIKEDDINFYDRIKEYTSNLENTWTIRELNIDNKGVEI comes from the coding sequence ATGATAAATGTAAGAATACCAGCAACAACTGCTAATGTTGGTCCTGGATTTGATTGTCTAGGAATAGCTCTTAATATATATAATAATTTTTTTGTTGAAGAAATAGAAGATGGCCTTATAATAGAAGGTTGTGATGATGAATACTGTAATGAAGATAATCTAATATATAAATCTATGAAAAAATGCTTTGAAAAAATAGGATATAAACATAAAGGTATCAGAATTAAAATAGAAAACGATATTCCTATATCTCGTGGTCTTGGTAGCAGTGCATCTTGCGTACTAGCAGGAGTAATAGGAGCTAATAAAATAGCTGGTAACAAATTAAATAAAAATGAAATTTTAAAAATTTCATCAGAAATTGAAGGTCACCCAGATAACGTAGCACCCGCTCTACTTGGAGGAATGGTTACTTCTATTAAAGAAGGAGACGATATCTATTGCAGTAAAATAAATATTCCAAAAGGATTAAAGTTTTGTGCACTAATACCAGATTTCAAGTTATCTACAGAAAAATCAAGAGCAGTTTTACCAAATGAAATACCTTATAAAGATGGAGTTTTTAATGTAGGAAGAGTTTCTCTTATGGTATCTGCATTAATTAACGGTCAATTCGACTTAATCAAACTCGCATGTAAAGATAACCTTCATCAAAAATATAGAGGAAGCTTAATTAAAGATTACGATGATATAATAAATAAATGTAAGGATTTAGATAGTGTAGGAGTATTTTTAAGCGGTGCTGGTCCAACTATAATGGCAATGATTAAAGAAGATGATATAAATTTTTACGATAGAATTAAAGAATATACTTCTAATTTAGAGAATACATGGACTATAAGAGAATTGAATATAGACAATAAAGGCGTAGAAATATAG